Within the Brassica oleracea var. oleracea cultivar TO1000 unplaced genomic scaffold, BOL UnpScaffold01179, whole genome shotgun sequence genome, the region AAAGAGTCTCTGAGTAAGAGGGGTCAAAGGTCAGAAGACGTGTTTTGACTCTGAACGTAAAAACTAAagttgctatatatatatatactaggataagatccgcgccttgcgcggaattaagttattatttttattatattttggagaatgaaacaatagtttggcttcatctggattaggggtgttcaatccagatatcgggttggtttcgattcggttcagtttttttcggtattttggttagtaaaatataactactattataaatccatatttactttgattttagtctttcacatacttttgaaagatttcaactggacaactaaattgatcagccaatctggttgctttaaatcattagtatatttatattatttagtttgaatatttattaaataaaaattcatatgcgttatattttatgatcatttgtaacttattataacaaaaaaaataatctattgatcacaaaattttcagagtaagaatcttcaaatttctaataatatatagacgttttgaaaaattcaaaatataacatataagaaaaaatataaatgtttttattatatatttaatgtgattttataaatattttttaataatataaaattaaaaaaaagaactaagataccaaaattgttatcaaatatttattattcataataattaattttcatatatacgttaatcatattaggtaatttcgtagcttctaattaaggaaagtgcaaaaacaatatttggtaGATTATATATCAATTCGAATAttcgatagttagtttaataaaaaatataatgtaagttaagatggaccaacctatttttttaagaatagtatattttatatagtcatttattaaatgagaatttataatcatacacttctatgatcattcatatcgttttataactgaatatttaaatcatcgataacaaaattttcaatgtgaaatctttaataagtttataatttataaatgtttttgaaaattcattgaaagttttaatattaaaatatttatataatcttatggtatatagtttaatctatatatatatatatatgttttattattaaatgatattttttactcatatagttttaaaatcatgtgtatcttcttataatattaaataaaagttcatattaatacaattttatgatcatttgtaacttattataacaaaaaaaataatctattgatcacaaaattttaagagtggtgatcttcaaatttctaataatttatagacgttttgaaaaaatcaaaatataacatataaaaaaatataaatgttttttattatatatttaatgtgatttttaatatcttttaataatataaaattaaaaaaagaactaagataccaaaattgttatcaaatatttattatgcataataattaattttcatatatacgttaatcatattaagtaatttcgtagcttctaattaaggaaagtgcaaaaacaatatttggtagattatttatcaattcgaatattcgatagttagtttaataaaaaatataatgtaagttaagatggaccaacctatttttctaagaatagtatattttatatagtcatttattaaatgagaatttataatcatacacttctatgatcattcatatcgttttataactgaatatttaaatcatcgataacaaaattttcaatgtgaaatctttaataagtttataatttataaatgtttttgaaaattcattgaaagttttaatattaaaatatttatataatcttATCTGTGCTAGTCTATAGTATAAGACCAACATTATCGACGTATGCTAACGTCGTCCTTATTGAAAAGGAGccgaaaaataaatgaaaaataaggaGAAAAAAGAGAGACGTGGGTTAAATAAGAAGTTTTCGACGACATCCTTAAGGAGCACGTGTCATCGTGTGATAGGAAAACCGAAGCGGTAGGAGAAACACGAGGTTCGGTCTCGAAATAATGTTGGTCTTGTCTCCCTATTCTCTTTCTTTCGACGGCGATTTCGATGACTCCGCTTCGTGTTCGCTCAATCGATCTCTCAATCGACACCGATCACTCGTGTAATCCAAAGCTTCTCCGCCGAATCGAATCTAGACGAGGTATGTGCTCCTTGTTTGTCCTCTGTTTTGCGATTTAAAAGTCGATCTATATGTGGGTTTGATTGGTTTTTGTTGTGACGATTTCATTGCATGCTTCGTGTTTGTAGGGGAAAACAAGTTTCGGTTTGGAAATCATTCTCGGCGTCTccctattctctctctctctctcgacggcgatTTCAGCCACACCGCTCTATAGCTCAATCAACGACGATCTCTCCTTTCATCCAAAGCTTGTCCGCCAATCCAATCGAAACCAGGTATGTGTTTCTTCTCTGTCTTCCGTTTTGCGATATAGAGGATTTAATGAGTTGATCTATCTCCGTCTCTgggtttgatttgtttttgttgtgaCGATGCTTCGTGTTTGTGATGCTTCGTGTTTGTGATGGTTCCTAATTTGTTTCTGATTGTATGCTTGGATTTAATGCTAAATTTCTGATTTGTGAATTCTTTCGAGTAAATCTGTAGATTCATTAGTAATGCTATACTTGGGGTAGTTTTAGGGATTACAGTGATAAAGCCAATGCGTAGATTCATTAGCAAAAGAGCTTGATTACAAAAACAGAATTGTTCATGCGTGTATGCTTACGGTAGCTTTAGGGATTCATGATTTCTTCTGATAGAATTAGTACAAAGAGCTTGTTACTTGCGAAAAGTAAACTGATATTTAATTACTTGTTAGCTTTGGTTGTGTAATGTGTAATAACTTCTAGTTTATGGTTCGGTCATTACTTCTCAGAGTTTATGGTTCGGTAATTACTTTGGTAGTTTATGGTTCGGTCATTACTTTGGTAGTTTATGGTTCGGTCATTACTTCTTAGAGTTTATGGTTGTAACTTATTACTTCTTAGAGTTTCACCTATTAAACCCCAACCATCCTTCATTGTATCATATATCTCCaccatcttctttctctcttgtttGCGAAATCCCCTCCTCTCCGGTTTCTCTTCTATAATTTCCTCCCTGTTCTAATAGCTATGGATCCATATAGTCAGTCATCTAGTTATATGGGCCTTCTTAACAGTCAAAACTTTCCTTATGAAAGTTTTTCTCCATTCAGTTCACAACAAACCGACGCTGGAACTCTACGTGAAGACACACCAGTGGACCGTAAGGAGAGAAGGAAATGGACCCCAGCCGATGACGAGGTTCTAATCAGTGGGTGGCTGAACACATCTAAGGATGCAGTCGTTGGGAATGAACAAAAGTCAGGGACTTTTTGGAAACGAGTAGGCGAATATGTCGCAGCAAGTCCTCATACTAGAGAGGGTGGTGAAACAAGAGAGCATCTCCATTGTAAGCAGAGGTGACACAAAATCAATGATCTAGTGAACAAGTTCTGTGGCGCATATGCGGCAGCAGAAAGACAAATCAGTTCTGGTCAGAATGAAAGTGATGTTCTCAAGGTGGCTCATGCCATCTTCTACTCTGATCACAACACGAAGTTTAATCTTGAGCATGTGTGGTGTGTGTTGAGGTATGAACAGAAATGGCTTAACCTTAACACTCCTAAATCCACTAGCAGTTCAAAGAGAAAAACTGGTGAGACAGGTTCCCAAACTTCAAGCACCACTGTTGGTGATCAAGACATCCGGCCTGAAGGTGTAAAAGCTGCTAAAGCTAAAATGAATAATGGTCAAGGGAAGTCTGATATGCTCactttaaaaacattttctctctttttaaaaatttaaaaggcttcttcttcccattattattaccacaaagatgatgatgatgattttaataacatatttgatgatttttttgaaaaccctGGTCTTTTTCCAGAACCAAAAGAgcgaaaaaacgtatttttatcGACAGAAACCAGGAAGAAGGCCACGAGAAgctttggaatgattattttagcgaCACTCCAACATATACTCACAATTTATTCAGGCgacggtttcgaatgaacaaatcATTGTTCATGTGTATTGTGCATCGTCTCTCCACAGAAGTACCGTATTTTCAACCAACACAACATGCAGCCGGACGGTCTAGTTTATCACCCCTCCAAAAATGTACTGCAGCAATTCGTCAATTGGCATATGGTGGTGGGGCTGATACAGTTGACGAATATGTCCAACTTGCTGAAACAACTGCTCGAAAATGTTTGCACAATTTTACCGCCGGAATAATCAGCTTGTTTGGCGATGAATACCTACGACAtcccacaccggaggatctgCAAAGACTTCTATATGAGAACGAGGAACGTGAATTTCCGGGGATGATTGGAAGCATTCACTGGAGGAGCTGGAAAAACTACTCCATATTGGGGAACAACGTGGATTTCCGGGGATggttggaagcatcgactgtatgcactgggagtggaagaattgccccaccgcttggaaagaaatgtattcacgaggaaccgAAAAACCAACAATTGTGTTGGAGGCGGTAGCTTCATATGACCTCGGGATATGACACGTTTTTTTTGGAGttccaggtactatgaacgatcttaatattcttgataGATCACCTGTTTTCGATGACATTATTAATGGAATAACGCCACAAGTAAATTTTTGTGTCAACAGAACggagtatcatttggcttattATCTCACGGATGGTACTTATCCGAAATGggcgacttttattcaatctatccgactaCCCCAAGGtgaaaaaatttcattatttgttAAAACCCAAGAAGCTGTGCGAAAAGATGTTGAACGTGCCTTTGGAGTCCTGCAAGCTAGATTTGCCGTTGTCAAAAATCCATCTAAGTTATGGGATAAAGACAAAATagcaaatattatgagagcatgtatcatactccataatatgattgtcgaagatgaacgagagTCATTCACTCAGTATAACGTTTTTGAATTTCAACAAGAAAAAGATGTGGAGCATACATTTTCCGCCGGGATGCCTACAAATCACGACAATCTCGACACCACAAATGATCGTCGAACGAGACTTCGAAATGCAAAAGcccatcaacaattaaaaaatgatttgattgaaaatatatgggctaaatttggacatcttccaaataacatataatttttaagtttttatgaattgacaaaaatgtttgtttgcttttatttatgatctttgtaattttttttttttgcaactttgtaattttcttatgttttcaattttaatgttatatgttttattttaaacttatcttttatatatctcatttcctattaaaataaataattaattcacTAAGAGACAACAAAAAGTCCTATcaataatttacatttttggCAACTGTCCTTACCTTTGTctcttaacataaaaataaaaataaaaataaaataacctaAAGACACACAATTTGGTCCTATCAATAATGTTGCTCTAAGGAGCTTGGGATCCATTGCAAGTCTAAAGGACTACAATCGATTTCCTTTACAGACTTGttttattactattatatatttttttgcaactacttgtattataaaaagtttagtGAACATCAAAGTTTACAACGAAACAGAAGATTCCAGAGACATAATCAACGgtataacaaaaacagaaagcaTTACAACATACGAAAGATATAAAGCCATTAAAAGACGAGTCATGCTCAACAACACAACGAAAGACTTGTTTTATTCATTACTAATATTAAGCATGCATGGAAGTAACGTGCATGGAGTACCAAATTGTTAAGTCACTGCCCTTTCCGATTTAATGTCTTCGGTTACCAatgccaccaccaccaccaccaccagctcCTCCTCCTGCACCACCTCCAGCTCCAACTCCTACACCAACATTTGCTCCGCCTCCTACACCACCGCCGACTCCTCCTCCACCCGCTAGACCACCACCAGCTCCTCCTCCTGCACCGCCTCCTGCTCCAACTCCTACACCAACATTTGCTCCNNNNNNNNNNNNNNNNNNNNNNNNNNNNNNNNNNNNNNNNNNNNNNNNNNNNNNNNNNNNNNNNNNNNNNNNNNNNNNNNNNNNNNNNNNNNNNNNNNNNNNNNNNNNNNNNNNNNNNNNNNNNNNNNNNNNNNNNNNNNNNNNNNNNNNNNNNNNNNNNNNNNNNNNNNNNNNNNNNNNNNNNNNNNNNNNNNNNNNNNNNNNNNNNNNNNNNNNNNNNNNNNNNNNNNNNNNNNNNNNNNNNNNNNNNNNNNNNNNNNNNNNNNNNNNNNNNNNNNNNNNNNNNNNNNNNNNNNNNNNNNNNNNNNNNNNNNNNNNNNNNNNNNNNNNNNNNNNNNNNNNNNNNNNNNNNNNNNNNNNNNNNNNNNNNNNNNNNNNNNNNNNNNNNNNNNNNNNNNNNNNNNNNNNNNNNNNNNNNNNNNNNNNNNNNNNNNNNNNNNNNNNNNNNNNNNNNNNNNNNNNNNNNNNNNNNNNNNNNNNNNCCTCCAACCGAACCACCAACACCTCCTCcagcaccaccacctactcCACCTCcggcaccaccaccacctccaatCGAACCACCAACACCTCCTCCACCGCCAATACTTCCACCACCTCCACCGCCAATTCCACCAGCACCAGATCCCCCACTACCCCGTCCACCACCACGTCCTCCTCCACCAACACTGCCGCCTCCACCTCCACCTGCGCTTCCACCTGCGCTTCCACCTACACCACCACCAAATCCCCCTCCAACTCCAACGCCACCACCTCCACCTACACCTCCCCCAGTACCACCACTACCACGTCCACCACCACCATGACCACCAGCACAGCTTCCTCCATTACCACCAGTACCACCACCAACTCCTCCTCCGGATCCAataccaccacctccaccagcaccaccaccaccgcctaTGCCTCCTCCGACTCCAATGCCACCGCCAGCACCACCTCCTGCTCCGATACTACCTCCAGCACCTCCACCTCCACTAGCACCGTCTCTTTTGTTATTGTGATGTCGGTGTTTGCTCTTGGCATGATCATCTTTGCtagataattttcccaacactTGAGTCGACATCAGTAACATAAACACACAAGCCACTATCCAGCCCCTTCTCAAAAACATCCCCATagtctctcttttttctctctctctctctctctctcttaataaagttaatatacacacacacacgaaaCTCACTCAATTGAGACAGATTCCCAAACAATATAAGCTCGATCAGAAATACTTATTTGATTATACCATGGCGACAAGCCCTATTTATAGCAAAACCTCCATCAACAGACGCAAACACGCGTCCTTTAATCCGATGTTCATGATAAAGATGAAAACCCCACTCAAGACTCGTAAAGGCGTCTAGAGACTCCTTTGGTCGACGTGAATACGCAATATAGTCCTCTACAAGCACTTACATCTATCTTATTAGAATATAATGCTGTTCGAAAACATAGATACCAttaagttaggaaaaaaaaggtgatagacttatgctattaaaaaaattgtaagtccattacaatatattaaaaagtaatgaccTTACGTTACTTGAtaaacatattcaaatcaaaataataatttaaaattaatttatatcaaaaatttattcaaaaatatacatatattcaaaaattgatttttactaacatattttccaataaccattctaaaaatgttttaaatatatataagaaaaatacagtACAAAGCCCAATCTTAaaaaccaacttaaattatggtttttatatttcacattagaatttaaaaatataatatatatgattattgatatgattgtacgtataaaatattattaattataagattacttatttgatgacacatataaaatatgattaattatatataaaatacgattaattatatgaatacAAAATCTAGTATTCATTAAAGCTGATAATTAGGGGTGGGCGTACGGGTTCATTTTCGGGTCTGTTTGAGATTTCGTGTCCGGTTCAAATCTTTGATTCAAATCTTTGAGTATTCGGTTcagatttggataaccaatttaaatattttaaaatatattaaatttattgtatgctttaattttaaaaaaatctataagcaaaaaaatatattacatataaattgaataacatatgtcagggTACCTAACTCAACATATAAAtaggtttgatttaaatatttggatagataattaataactatttaagtatttttggagttttgagtatattttaactattgtagatatttacgtttgattatttgtatatattttcaagtatttaaatgaacttaaaagtatcatatatattctggatgtttttatatatattaaatttaaagttaattaatatatataagtatataattctattttggatacccaaaatacttcggttcagatcggattatgtttcagttcttcaaataccaaaattttgaataattcaaatatttaatcaatttcggttcggattggaactacttattcggattgagatcagttcggttcttcgaattcgagtttttttgctcaaccctaaatagtgacataaaaaacaaataacatcaGAATACATTTGCACGGACTAAAATCTAGTATTTATTAAAGCTGGTAATGATGATCACTTGTAGAAATATCATACACTCTTTGCTGTATTTATGTTTCAGTGGTTTTTAGTTAGTGGACTATTATACGTGCCTCGTTTCACCTCCTGCCAATACGCACTTCCATAAACCATCATGGTATTTTTAGTGTCGCTTTTTCATGTTTTGGACTTTTATCTATTatagttacaacttacaaggtCAAAAGGATTTCTCTAATATGCAATACGTGGCACACAAGGTTTCACACTACAAAAATTAAACTGCGTTCTTAACAGGAAAACgttttaataactatttttgattataattttttctgtatgtatatatatttattgtgaAATAGATCGGATGGAACTGTTTTTCGTCactaattctctcaaatagttgAGAGTATTTGAGATCAGAATTCTGGTTTATTTCAATCACGGTTTGTGTACTGACATAGATAACTTTTTCCAAACTAAAAGATACAGCAAACTCTAACGGTCTCCCTTCTTCCTCTTGGTTTGTT harbors:
- the LOC106321029 gene encoding glutathione S-transferase T3-like, with protein sequence MDPYSQSSSYMGLLNSQNFPYESFSPFSSQQTDAGTLREDTPVDRKERRKWTPADDEVLISGWLNTSKDAVVGNEQKSGTFWKRVGEYVAASPHTREGGETREHLHSERQISSGQNESDVLKVAHAIFYSDHNTKFNLEHVWCVLRYEQKWLNLNTPKSTSSSKRKTGETGSQTSSTTVGDQDIRPEGVKAAKAKMNNAIRQLAYGGGADTVDEYVQLAETTARKCLHNFTAGIISLFGDEYLRHPTPEDLQRLLYENEEREFPGMIGSIHWRSWKNYSILGNNVDFRGWLEASTVL
- the LOC106321030 gene encoding glycine-rich cell wall structural protein-like, yielding MGMFLRRGWIVACVFMLLMSTQVLGKLSSKDDHAKSKHRHHNNKRDGASGGGGAGGSIGAGGGAGGGIGVGGGIGGGGGAGGGGGIGSGGGVGGGTGGNGGSCAGGHGGGGRGSGGTGGGVGGGGGVGVGGGFGGGVGGSAGGSAGGGGGGSVGGGGRGGGRGSGGSGAGGIGGGGGGSIGGGGGVGGSIGGGGGAGGGVGGGAGGGVGGVGAGGGAGGGAGGGLAGGGGVGGGVGGGANVGVGVGAGGGAGGGAGGGGGGGIGNRRH